The Brevinema andersonii genome segment AAAATAATCGTATTAGTGATTAAATCAGAAAAATCCATGGCTTGATTAATTTTTAATGTGTGTTGATATTCCATATATATTTCTGCACACACACGCTCGAAATCATTACTAGACATCTGGGCTGATTCTTCAGGTGATATTAGTTCTTCCTTAAATGTGGATACCGCTCTTATCACAGCTTTGTCAGGGTATGTTTTTGGATCAATATTAAGACGCTCCATTATTTTTTTAATAGTATTTCTAGTATCGGAAGCATCATAAATAGTAAAATCAGTAGAAAATCCGATATGCATTGCATGCTCACGCAGAATCATTGCACACATCGAATGAAACGTACGAACCCAAGCTGTTTTTGTATTAACCCCAAGTAAATTACCGATTCGTTCCTTCATTTCGCCAGCTGCTTTATTTGTAAATGTGACACATAAAAGATTATGAATTCTCAAGTTATGTTTCCTGATCAGATAAGCGAAACGGTGGGTAATGACCCTTGTTTTACCTGAGCCTGCTCCTGCCAATACTAACAATGAACCTTGGTCGTAAGTTACCGCTTCTTTCTGTTCGTTATTCAAACCTTGTAATAAATCAATCATGAACCGTACCTAACTTTTGGAACATCGAACGAATACCATATAAAAATGGTATATCCAAAACATTAACAAGAGTTTTAATGAAAAAAGTGGAAACTGCAATCTGCAGAACTACAGAAAGCTGTTGAATTAGTGTACCTTCAAAAGCTCCCCAAAAAGCAACGAAAACAAATAAAAAAGAATCGACAGCTTGACTAATTAAAGTACTGGAAAGATTTTTACTCCATAGAGGCAGTTTTTTTTGAGTAAAATAATGAAATATATGGATATCGATAGTTTGAGATAAAAAATAGCAGATAAATGACGCAGCAATAATTCTAGGCGTAAAAGTAAAAAGCATCGTCAAAGACTGATGTCCCGTAAGATCAAACTCAAGTGGCTGAAACAAAACCGCAAATCGCCCGAATATCAGATAAAGCAAAGAAACTAGTAAAGAAATATACATTGCTTTTCGTGCTTCTGATTTGCCATAAAACTCACTAATAACATCTGTCGCAAAAAACGAAGATACATACAATGCATTCCCTAAAGTAGCATCTAATCCAAATAAAGAAACTAGTTTAACTACTTGGATATTGGCAAAAATAACAGAAACAGCAGTCCATACCAGCAGACCCTCTTTCTTCCAGAAACGAAAAAAAAGCAGTATCATCAAATAAATAAATAAAAACTGCCCAAACCATAAAACATATTGCATAATTCATTCCTAATATTTTCCCCCTAGATATTGTACTTTATATTAAAAAAAAATGCAACGGTTTTAATATTGATTATTTGGTCTGCTATAGAACT includes the following:
- a CDS encoding queuosine precursor transporter; amino-acid sequence: MQYVLWFGQFLFIYLMILLFFRFWKKEGLLVWTAVSVIFANIQVVKLVSLFGLDATLGNALYVSSFFATDVISEFYGKSEARKAMYISLLVSLLYLIFGRFAVLFQPLEFDLTGHQSLTMLFTFTPRIIAASFICYFLSQTIDIHIFHYFTQKKLPLWSKNLSSTLISQAVDSFLFVFVAFWGAFEGTLIQQLSVVLQIAVSTFFIKTLVNVLDIPFLYGIRSMFQKLGTVHD